One segment of Acidovorax sp. DW039 DNA contains the following:
- the alaC gene encoding alanine transaminase, whose amino-acid sequence MSASQGKRRFARIDRLPPYVFNITAELKLAARRRGEDIIDMSMGNPDGATPPHIVSKLTEVAQRPDTHGYSASKGIPRLRRAISHWYKDRYAVDINPDTEAIVTIGSKEGLAHLMLATLDRGDTVLVPDPSYPIHIYGAVIAGADIRSVPVAPDIDFFAELEKAIRGSYPKPKMMIFGFPSNPTAQCVELDFFERVIALAKKHDILVVHDLAYADIVFDGWKAPSIMQVPGAKDVAVEFFTLSKSYNMAGWRVGFMVGNPDLVAALARIKSYHDYGTFTPLQVAAIAALEGDQQCVKDIAAQYQRRRDVLYKGLTEAGWAVDCPKASMYIWARIPEPYRPLGSLEFARQLLEKAKVCVSPGIGFGDHGDEYVRFALIENEARIRQAVRGIRGMFKADGLLKLPAHPAP is encoded by the coding sequence CCGCTTCGCGCGCATCGATCGCCTCCCTCCCTACGTCTTCAACATCACGGCTGAGCTCAAGCTTGCTGCCCGTCGCCGGGGTGAAGACATCATCGACATGAGCATGGGTAACCCCGACGGGGCCACGCCGCCGCACATCGTCTCCAAGCTCACCGAAGTGGCCCAGCGGCCCGACACCCACGGCTATAGCGCCAGCAAAGGCATTCCGCGCCTGCGCCGTGCCATCAGCCACTGGTACAAGGACCGCTATGCGGTGGATATCAACCCCGATACCGAGGCCATCGTCACTATCGGCTCCAAGGAAGGACTGGCCCACCTGATGCTGGCCACGCTGGACCGGGGCGATACCGTGCTGGTGCCTGACCCGAGCTACCCCATCCACATTTACGGCGCGGTGATTGCAGGCGCTGATATCCGCAGCGTGCCTGTGGCGCCCGATATCGATTTTTTTGCCGAACTGGAAAAGGCCATCCGCGGCAGCTACCCCAAGCCCAAGATGATGATCTTTGGCTTTCCCAGCAACCCCACGGCGCAGTGCGTGGAGCTGGATTTCTTTGAGCGGGTGATCGCCCTTGCCAAAAAGCACGACATCCTGGTGGTGCACGATCTGGCTTACGCAGACATCGTTTTCGATGGTTGGAAAGCCCCCAGCATCATGCAGGTGCCCGGCGCCAAAGATGTGGCGGTCGAGTTCTTCACCCTCAGCAAAAGCTACAACATGGCGGGCTGGCGCGTGGGCTTCATGGTGGGCAACCCCGACCTGGTGGCCGCCCTCGCACGCATCAAGAGCTACCACGACTACGGCACCTTCACGCCGCTGCAGGTGGCAGCGATTGCCGCGCTGGAGGGCGACCAGCAGTGCGTGAAAGACATTGCCGCCCAGTACCAACGGCGGCGTGATGTGCTCTACAAGGGCCTGACTGAGGCAGGTTGGGCGGTGGACTGCCCCAAGGCCAGCATGTACATCTGGGCGCGCATTCCCGAGCCTTACCGGCCTCTGGGTTCGCTCGAATTTGCGCGCCAGTTGCTGGAGAAGGCCAAGGTTTGCGTGTCACCCGGCATCGGCTTCGGAGACCATGGTGACGAGTACGTGCGGTTTGCCTTGATTGAGAACGAAGCCCGCATCCGGCAGGCTGTGCGGGGCATACGCGGCATGTTCAAGGCGGATGGGTTGCTGAAATTGCCTGCGCATCCGGCGCCCTGA
- a CDS encoding GAF domain-containing protein → MFLDYNPDDLDVTISELLVATSDSADPELPAAIPQVLQLLRTRLGMDVAFVSQIVDGQRVIRAADSAADFTAVQTGMSDPVEQSWCQQVIEGRLPEAIQDARPLIAAGKVPDPGFPVGTHLSTPVRLSDGGVYGTLCCFSRGVQAEVDIGRLRYTADLLASKLSQTI, encoded by the coding sequence ATGTTTTTGGACTACAACCCCGACGATCTGGATGTCACCATCTCTGAGTTGCTGGTAGCCACCAGCGATTCAGCAGACCCTGAGTTGCCTGCCGCCATTCCTCAGGTGCTGCAACTGCTGCGTACGCGCCTGGGGATGGACGTGGCTTTCGTCTCGCAGATCGTGGATGGGCAGAGAGTCATCAGAGCTGCCGACAGCGCCGCCGATTTCACTGCTGTGCAAACCGGTATGTCTGACCCGGTGGAGCAGAGCTGGTGCCAGCAGGTGATTGAAGGCCGCTTGCCTGAAGCGATTCAGGACGCGCGTCCTTTGATTGCCGCGGGCAAAGTACCAGACCCTGGCTTTCCCGTGGGCACACACCTCAGCACTCCAGTGCGTTTGTCGGATGGCGGGGTCTACGGCACCCTGTGCTGCTTCAGCCGTGGCGTGCAGGCTGAGGTCGATATTGGCAGACTCCGCTACACGGCCGATCTGCTGGCCTCCAAGCTTTCCCAAACGATATGA
- a CDS encoding porin, whose amino-acid sequence MKRQHSLSSLAILAALTAASAGAQAQSSVTLYGLIDASVGRFNGAAAGINAQNTAVSKVESGSLSTSRWGIRGNEDLGGGLSASFEMSSFFRNDTGAAGRNDAIGAPVNVAADPFFSRMAWVGLSHKDFGRVRLGNITTLMFSNSISSNAFGDATVFGPLNLVTFVGSPLTGGTAWTNSVVYDSPNIAGFTGAAAYAASEGQGGGNRALRVAYSNGPLATSLAWQSVKKNPLTFADGTSPNNTRSWQWAGSYDFQVVKVWAHLGRIENKGTEAAPLNVSYKVWDLSASVPVGPGNILAGYASRRTSDAVGPIPATSAGGNVQRKVFTVGYDYWLSKRTDLYALAMRDSTRTNTVGSGLLNASGTSFAVGIRHTF is encoded by the coding sequence ATGAAGAGACAACACTCCCTCTCCTCCCTGGCCATCCTGGCTGCGCTGACCGCCGCTTCCGCGGGCGCCCAAGCCCAATCCAGCGTGACCCTTTACGGGCTGATCGACGCATCGGTAGGCCGTTTCAATGGCGCTGCGGCAGGCATCAATGCCCAGAATACTGCCGTGAGCAAGGTGGAAAGCGGAAGCCTGTCCACCAGCCGCTGGGGCATTCGCGGCAATGAGGATCTGGGGGGCGGCCTGTCTGCCAGCTTCGAGATGTCGTCCTTCTTCCGCAACGACACCGGTGCAGCTGGGCGTAACGACGCCATTGGCGCACCAGTGAATGTGGCCGCCGACCCCTTCTTCTCGCGCATGGCCTGGGTCGGTCTGTCGCACAAGGACTTTGGCCGCGTGCGCCTGGGCAACATCACCACGCTGATGTTCTCCAACAGCATCTCCTCCAACGCCTTTGGTGACGCCACCGTGTTCGGCCCGCTCAACCTCGTCACTTTTGTGGGCAGCCCGCTGACGGGCGGCACGGCCTGGACCAACTCTGTGGTGTATGACAGCCCCAACATCGCAGGCTTTACCGGTGCAGCCGCCTATGCGGCCTCTGAAGGACAAGGCGGTGGCAACCGTGCCTTGCGCGTGGCCTACAGCAATGGCCCTCTGGCCACATCGCTGGCATGGCAAAGCGTGAAGAAGAACCCATTGACCTTTGCCGACGGCACATCGCCCAACAACACACGCTCCTGGCAGTGGGCTGGCTCGTATGACTTCCAGGTCGTGAAGGTGTGGGCACACCTGGGCCGCATCGAGAACAAGGGCACAGAGGCAGCACCGCTGAACGTGTCCTACAAGGTCTGGGACCTGAGCGCCTCCGTGCCCGTCGGCCCCGGCAACATCCTGGCAGGTTATGCGTCGCGCCGCACCAGCGACGCCGTGGGCCCCATCCCTGCCACTTCTGCAGGCGGCAACGTGCAGCGCAAGGTGTTCACCGTGGGTTATGACTACTGGCTGTCCAAGCGCACAGACCTGTATGCACTGGCCATGCGCGACAGCACCCGCACCAACACCGTGGGCAGTGGCCTGCTCAACGCCAGCGGCACGAGCTTTGCAGTGGGCATCCGCCACACTTTCTAA
- a CDS encoding urease accessory protein UreD: MPWHARLQLNYTLENARTVARFEHNGPLRILQSLYPEGDSICHNVLVHPPGGLVGGDTLEIAATVGTGAHGLVTTPGATRFYRSTGELALQRTHLALAEYARLEWLPLEALCYNACQARNHLSLELAPGAECMGWDVTALGLPHAHQPFETGRFEQHIEVPGLWLERGVLDATDHQLLQSPLGLAGQRCLGSLFFVTGTPLDKSRRDMALDAARAMMDEHPLKAMAGATSPNSQLVVVRALGPQVEPVMQLLKQVRAAWRAALWQLDAVPPRIWAM, from the coding sequence ATGCCTTGGCACGCGCGCCTGCAACTGAACTACACCCTGGAAAACGCCCGCACCGTAGCGCGGTTTGAGCACAACGGGCCGCTGCGCATTCTGCAAAGCCTGTACCCCGAAGGCGACAGCATCTGCCACAACGTGCTGGTGCACCCACCGGGCGGTTTGGTGGGCGGCGACACGCTGGAGATAGCCGCTACCGTGGGCACAGGGGCACATGGGCTGGTCACCACACCAGGGGCCACGCGGTTTTACCGATCCACCGGCGAGCTGGCGCTGCAACGCACCCACTTGGCCCTGGCAGAGTATGCGCGGCTGGAATGGCTGCCGCTGGAGGCGCTTTGCTATAACGCCTGCCAGGCCCGCAACCACCTGAGCCTGGAATTGGCCCCAGGGGCCGAATGCATGGGCTGGGACGTGACCGCGCTAGGCTTGCCGCATGCCCACCAGCCTTTTGAAACAGGCCGCTTTGAACAGCACATCGAGGTGCCCGGACTGTGGCTGGAGCGCGGGGTGCTGGACGCCACCGACCACCAGCTTCTGCAAAGCCCGCTGGGGCTGGCCGGGCAGCGCTGCCTGGGCAGCCTTTTCTTTGTGACCGGTACCCCGCTGGACAAATCGCGCCGTGACATGGCGCTCGACGCCGCGCGCGCGATGATGGACGAGCACCCGCTCAAGGCGATGGCCGGTGCCACCAGCCCCAACAGCCAGCTGGTGGTGGTGCGCGCACTCGGGCCCCAGGTCGAGCCGGTCATGCAACTGCTCAAGCAGGTGCGCGCCGCCTGGCGGGCCGCCCTGTGGCAGCTGGACGCAGTACCACCGCGCATCTGGGCGATGTGA
- the otnI gene encoding 2-oxo-tetronate isomerase, translated as MPRFAANLSMLYNDVDFLDRFAAAARDGFKAVEYLFPYAYPAQELATRLQANGLQQVLFNAPPGNWDAGERGLACLPGREAEFREGIAKAVEYAKALQCPRIHVMAGLVPQGADAATVRATYIANVRYAAEQAAPHGIQILLEPINGRDMPGFFLSRQDQAHALIAEIGATNVKVQMDLYHCQIVEGDLAMKVRQYLPTGNVGHFQIAGVPERHEPDVGEVNYTYLFKLLDSLGYDGWIGCEYRPARAAAAHATSDGLGWLKPWL; from the coding sequence ATGCCCCGCTTTGCCGCCAACCTGTCCATGCTCTACAACGACGTGGACTTCCTCGACCGCTTTGCCGCCGCTGCCCGCGATGGCTTCAAGGCAGTGGAATACCTCTTCCCCTACGCCTACCCGGCGCAAGAACTGGCCACACGGCTGCAAGCCAACGGCCTGCAGCAGGTGCTGTTCAACGCGCCACCCGGCAACTGGGACGCAGGCGAGCGCGGGCTGGCCTGCCTGCCGGGGCGTGAGGCCGAGTTCCGCGAAGGCATTGCCAAGGCCGTTGAATACGCCAAGGCCCTGCAATGCCCCCGCATCCACGTGATGGCCGGGCTGGTGCCCCAGGGGGCAGACGCAGCCACCGTGCGAGCCACCTACATCGCCAACGTGCGCTACGCCGCCGAGCAGGCCGCGCCCCATGGCATCCAGATCCTGCTGGAGCCCATCAATGGCCGCGACATGCCCGGCTTCTTCCTCAGCCGCCAAGACCAGGCCCATGCGCTGATCGCCGAGATCGGTGCCACCAACGTGAAGGTGCAGATGGACCTGTACCACTGCCAGATCGTGGAAGGCGACCTGGCCATGAAGGTGCGCCAATACCTGCCCACCGGCAACGTCGGCCACTTCCAGATTGCCGGTGTGCCCGAGCGCCACGAGCCCGATGTGGGCGAAGTGAACTACACCTACCTGTTCAAGCTGCTGGACAGCCTGGGCTACGACGGCTGGATTGGCTGCGAATACCGCCCCGCGCGCGCCGCCGCCGCCCACGCCACCAGCGACGGGCTGGGCTGGCTCAAGCCCTGGCTGTAA
- a CDS encoding alpha/beta fold hydrolase — protein MTLSFWRKAFAPMLLGVLATGGASAADYPAPQHGEWIVKDFRFHTGQTLPELKLAYSTVGEPTGEPVLVLHGTNGSAESMLTPGFAGTLFGPGQPLDARKHFIILPDAIGTGRSSKPSDGLRAAFPAYNYDDMVQAQYRLLTEHLGVRHVRAIIGNSMGGMHTWVWAQRYPDFMDIAVPMASLPAAMSGRNWMMRRLLVDAIRNDPEWQGGNYTRQPRSLQFASVFFGTGTNGGNQGLQKLAPTRAAADALVEQRLKAPFRGDANDHIYQWEASRDYDPEPGLERITARVLAINSADDERNPPELGVLDKAIARIPHAQAYVIPASADTLGHSTVGLARFYQDRLAQVLTSAPRR, from the coding sequence ATGACCCTTTCTTTCTGGCGCAAAGCCTTTGCCCCCATGCTGCTGGGCGTGCTGGCCACAGGCGGCGCATCGGCTGCGGACTACCCCGCCCCCCAACACGGCGAGTGGATCGTCAAGGACTTCCGCTTCCACACGGGCCAGACCTTGCCCGAACTCAAGCTGGCCTACTCCACCGTGGGTGAGCCCACCGGAGAGCCCGTGCTGGTGCTGCATGGCACCAATGGCTCGGCAGAGAGCATGCTCACGCCAGGCTTTGCAGGCACGCTGTTTGGCCCCGGCCAGCCGCTGGATGCGCGCAAGCACTTCATCATCCTGCCGGACGCCATTGGCACCGGCCGCTCCAGCAAGCCGTCGGACGGCCTGCGTGCCGCCTTTCCGGCCTACAACTACGACGACATGGTGCAGGCCCAGTACCGCCTGCTGACCGAACACCTGGGTGTGCGCCATGTGCGCGCCATCATCGGCAACTCCATGGGCGGCATGCACACCTGGGTGTGGGCCCAGCGCTACCCCGACTTCATGGACATCGCCGTGCCCATGGCTTCGCTGCCCGCTGCGATGTCGGGCCGCAACTGGATGATGCGCCGCCTGCTGGTCGATGCCATCCGCAACGACCCCGAATGGCAAGGCGGCAACTACACCCGCCAGCCCCGCAGCCTGCAGTTTGCGTCGGTATTCTTTGGCACCGGCACCAACGGCGGCAACCAGGGCCTGCAAAAGCTGGCCCCAACCCGCGCTGCGGCCGATGCGCTGGTGGAGCAACGCCTCAAAGCCCCTTTCCGTGGCGATGCCAACGACCACATCTACCAGTGGGAGGCATCGCGTGACTATGACCCCGAGCCCGGGCTGGAGCGCATCACTGCACGCGTGCTGGCCATCAACTCGGCAGACGATGAGCGCAACCCGCCCGAGCTGGGCGTGCTGGACAAAGCCATCGCCCGCATCCCGCACGCACAGGCCTACGTGATCCCCGCCAGCGCCGACACCCTCGGCCACAGCACAGTGGGCCTGGCGCGCTTTTACCAAGACCGGCTGGCGCAGGTGCTCACCAGCGCACCGCGCCGCTGA
- a CDS encoding aldolase — MDEPQARDEICRVGRSLFERGYVHATAGNISVRLADGYLITPTDACLGTLQPERLARLDAQGQQVAGDRASKTIALHRQIYEASASTAAPARCVIHTHSTHLVACSLQADMTANGPLGPDAQLLPPITPYFVMKVGRVPHIPYHRPGDPAAAALVAQTIGRYAAKGSPVRAVMLARLGPNVWHDTPAAAMAVLEELEETARLWMLCRPHPTPLNPVQIEELRQSFGAHW, encoded by the coding sequence ATGGATGAGCCCCAGGCCCGCGACGAAATCTGCCGCGTGGGCCGCAGCCTGTTTGAGCGGGGCTATGTGCACGCCACCGCAGGCAACATCAGCGTACGCCTGGCCGATGGCTACCTCATCACCCCCACCGATGCCTGCCTGGGCACGCTGCAGCCCGAGCGGCTGGCGCGCCTGGACGCTCAAGGCCAGCAGGTGGCGGGCGACCGGGCCAGCAAGACCATTGCGCTGCACCGGCAGATTTACGAGGCCTCGGCTTCGACTGCAGCCCCGGCGCGCTGCGTGATCCATACGCACAGCACGCATCTGGTGGCCTGCTCATTGCAAGCCGACATGACGGCCAACGGCCCGCTGGGGCCTGACGCGCAATTGCTGCCGCCCATCACGCCCTACTTCGTCATGAAGGTGGGCCGCGTGCCGCACATCCCCTACCACCGCCCTGGCGACCCGGCTGCGGCGGCGCTGGTAGCGCAGACCATTGGCCGCTATGCCGCCAAGGGCAGCCCTGTGCGCGCGGTGATGCTGGCGCGCCTGGGCCCCAACGTGTGGCATGACACGCCCGCCGCCGCCATGGCCGTGCTGGAGGAACTGGAAGAAACCGCCCGCCTGTGGATGCTGTGCAGGCCCCACCCCACGCCCCTCAACCCCGTGCAGATCGAGGAGCTGCGCCAGAGTTTTGGAGCGCACTGGTAA
- the otnK gene encoding 3-oxo-tetronate kinase, with amino-acid sequence MTRARALLGCIADDFTGATDLANNLVRAGMRVVQAMGVPTAPLDTEADAIVVALKSRTIPKDEAIAQSLEALKWLQAQGAEQIYFKYCSTFDSTAEGNIGPVTDALMQALGTDFTIATPAFPDNKRTVFKGYLFVGDVLLSESGMQNHPLTPMTDPNLVRVLQAQTPSRVGLIDHSVVAQGEAAIRARIDQLKAEGVRMAVVDAVSNADLLRLGPALKGMPLVTAGSGVAIGLPGNFGVAPSNEAARLPAAQGLQAIVSGSCSVATNQQVMDFIKAGKPALAIDPLRIAAGVDVAAEALAWAEGHIGQGPVLVYSTAEPSAVRAIQGKLGSEKAGAMVEETIAAIARGLVQRGVRQLIVAGGETSGACVQALGITQMRIGAQIDPGVPWCHAVAPDAKDGLHITLKSGNFGSTDFFTKAFAQLQA; translated from the coding sequence ATGACACGCGCACGTGCACTGCTGGGCTGCATTGCCGACGACTTCACCGGCGCGACCGACCTGGCCAACAACCTGGTGCGCGCAGGCATGCGCGTGGTGCAAGCCATGGGCGTGCCCACGGCGCCTTTGGACACCGAGGCCGATGCCATCGTGGTCGCACTCAAGTCGCGCACCATTCCAAAAGACGAAGCGATTGCCCAGTCGCTTGAGGCGCTGAAGTGGCTGCAGGCGCAAGGTGCCGAGCAGATCTACTTCAAATACTGCTCCACCTTTGACAGCACGGCCGAAGGCAACATCGGCCCCGTGACCGATGCGCTGATGCAGGCACTGGGCACCGACTTCACCATCGCCACGCCCGCCTTCCCCGACAACAAGCGCACCGTGTTCAAGGGCTACCTGTTTGTGGGCGATGTGCTGCTCAGCGAGAGCGGCATGCAGAACCACCCGCTCACGCCCATGACCGACCCCAACCTGGTGCGCGTGCTGCAGGCGCAAACACCCAGCCGCGTGGGCCTCATCGACCACAGCGTGGTTGCACAGGGCGAGGCCGCCATCCGCGCGCGCATCGACCAACTGAAGGCCGAAGGCGTGCGCATGGCCGTGGTCGATGCGGTGTCGAACGCCGACCTGCTGCGCCTGGGCCCTGCCCTCAAGGGCATGCCGCTGGTGACTGCAGGCTCGGGCGTGGCCATTGGCCTGCCGGGCAACTTTGGCGTGGCTCCCAGCAATGAGGCCGCCCGCTTGCCCGCTGCACAAGGACTGCAGGCCATCGTGTCGGGCAGCTGCTCGGTAGCCACCAATCAGCAGGTCATGGATTTCATCAAGGCGGGCAAACCCGCTCTGGCCATCGACCCGCTGCGCATCGCCGCAGGCGTGGACGTGGCCGCCGAAGCGCTGGCATGGGCTGAGGGCCACATCGGCCAAGGCCCGGTGCTGGTGTATTCCACCGCCGAACCTTCGGCTGTGCGCGCCATTCAGGGCAAGCTGGGTTCCGAGAAAGCCGGTGCCATGGTGGAAGAGACCATTGCCGCCATTGCACGCGGCCTGGTGCAGCGCGGTGTGCGCCAGCTTATCGTGGCGGGTGGCGAAACCTCGGGTGCCTGCGTGCAGGCCCTGGGCATCACGCAAATGCGCATTGGCGCGCAGATTGACCCCGGCGTGCCGTGGTGCCATGCCGTGGCCCCCGATGCCAAGGACGGGCTGCACATCACACTGAAGTCGGGCAATTTTGGCAGTACCGACTTTTTCACCAAGGCTTTTGCACAATTGCAGGCATGA
- the ltnD gene encoding L-threonate dehydrogenase, protein MTQPTVGIIGLGAMGAGIAKTLRNNGFTIHVCDVRPGVADAFVADGGTAHATTAALAAVSDVVVSVVVNAAQTESVLFGDDGQSGAASTMRPGSTFVMCSTVDPNWSVAMEARLNALGLHYVDAPISGGAAKAASGQMTMMTSAKPEAYAAANVVLDGMAGKVYRLGDKAGAGSKVKIINQLLAGVHIAVAAEAMALGLREGVDAAALYEVITHSAGNSWMFENRMAHVLAGDYTPLSAVDIFVKDLGLVLDTARASKFPLPLAATAHQMFMQASTAGFAKEDDSAVIKIFPGITLPEGKEKKA, encoded by the coding sequence ATGACCCAACCCACCGTCGGCATCATCGGCCTGGGCGCCATGGGCGCTGGCATTGCCAAGACCCTGCGCAACAACGGTTTCACCATCCACGTGTGCGACGTGCGCCCCGGCGTGGCCGATGCCTTTGTGGCAGACGGTGGCACGGCCCACGCCACCACGGCAGCACTGGCAGCGGTGAGTGATGTGGTGGTGTCGGTGGTGGTCAACGCCGCGCAGACCGAGAGCGTGCTGTTTGGCGACGATGGCCAAAGCGGTGCGGCCAGCACCATGCGCCCCGGCAGCACCTTTGTGATGTGCTCAACCGTGGACCCGAACTGGTCGGTGGCGATGGAAGCGCGCCTGAACGCCCTGGGCCTGCACTATGTGGACGCGCCCATCTCCGGCGGCGCAGCCAAGGCCGCATCTGGGCAGATGACCATGATGACCTCGGCCAAGCCCGAAGCCTATGCCGCGGCTAACGTGGTGCTCGACGGCATGGCCGGCAAGGTGTACCGCTTGGGCGACAAGGCGGGCGCGGGCAGCAAGGTCAAGATCATCAACCAGCTGCTGGCCGGTGTGCACATCGCCGTGGCCGCCGAAGCCATGGCCCTGGGCCTGCGTGAAGGCGTGGACGCTGCAGCGCTGTACGAAGTCATCACCCACAGCGCGGGCAATAGCTGGATGTTTGAAAACCGCATGGCCCATGTGCTGGCGGGCGACTACACGCCGCTGTCGGCCGTCGATATCTTTGTGAAGGACCTGGGCCTGGTGCTGGACACCGCACGCGCCAGCAAATTCCCCCTGCCGCTGGCCGCCACCGCGCACCAGATGTTCATGCAAGCCTCAACCGCAGGCTTTGCCAAGGAAGACGATAGCGCCGTGATCAAGATCTTCCCGGGCATCACCCTGCCTGAAGGCAAGGAGAAAAAGGCATGA
- a CDS encoding GntP family transporter, whose translation MSTLALLGIGAGSIALLLLLIIRWQVHAFVAMMLVSFLVAFATGMPIGDIISTLIAGMGGTLGSVAILVALGSMLGRMIEVSGGAASLANRFTQLLGPTRVPMALTAAALVLAIPVFFDVGFIILVPIVYGFCKAAGVNPIKFGLPVAGIMLAAHVVVPPHPGIVGGAAIVKGDIGWITIIGLAICIPLAALSQVVSGWLNRKGYPMLPTTAEQFAAFGNSEDSQASKAAKAPGVGTIMALIIIPLALIMAGTTGATLLPKGDNLRNVLGFIGSPIFALMVAVGLAMFLLGRNQGWNRERTNAIMESALPPAATVILVTGAGGVFAKVLTASGIGTALSQSLTATHLPLILLAFIISLALRAAQGSATVAIITTCGLLADAMAGGGYSPLQVALLTVAIGFGSLGLSHVNDSGFWIVTRYLGLSVGDGLRTWTVLTTVLGLAGFALTALLWVAVA comes from the coding sequence ATGTCCACCCTCGCACTTCTCGGCATCGGCGCCGGCAGCATTGCCCTGCTCCTGTTGCTCATCATCCGCTGGCAGGTCCACGCTTTCGTGGCGATGATGCTGGTGAGCTTTCTGGTGGCGTTTGCCACGGGCATGCCCATTGGCGACATCATCAGCACGTTGATTGCGGGCATGGGCGGGACGCTGGGGTCGGTGGCCATCCTGGTCGCGCTGGGCTCCATGCTGGGGCGCATGATCGAGGTCTCGGGCGGCGCGGCCAGCCTGGCCAACCGCTTCACGCAGCTGCTGGGGCCCACACGGGTGCCCATGGCGCTCACCGCCGCAGCGCTGGTGCTGGCCATCCCGGTATTTTTTGACGTGGGCTTCATCATCCTGGTGCCCATCGTCTACGGCTTTTGCAAGGCGGCAGGCGTGAACCCCATCAAGTTCGGCCTGCCCGTAGCGGGCATCATGCTGGCCGCGCACGTGGTGGTGCCACCGCACCCCGGCATCGTGGGCGGTGCGGCCATCGTCAAGGGCGACATCGGCTGGATCACCATCATTGGCCTGGCCATCTGCATCCCGCTGGCGGCGCTCTCACAGGTCGTTTCGGGCTGGCTCAACCGCAAGGGCTACCCCATGCTGCCCACCACGGCCGAGCAATTTGCGGCCTTTGGCAACAGCGAAGACAGCCAGGCCAGCAAAGCAGCTAAAGCGCCCGGCGTGGGCACCATCATGGCGCTGATCATCATTCCCCTGGCCCTCATCATGGCGGGCACCACCGGTGCCACGCTGCTGCCCAAGGGCGACAACCTGCGCAATGTGCTGGGCTTCATCGGCTCGCCCATCTTTGCGCTGATGGTGGCCGTGGGCCTGGCCATGTTCCTGCTGGGCCGCAACCAGGGCTGGAACCGCGAGCGCACCAACGCGATCATGGAATCCGCCCTGCCCCCTGCCGCCACCGTGATCCTGGTGACCGGCGCTGGCGGCGTGTTTGCCAAGGTGCTCACGGCCAGCGGCATTGGCACGGCGCTGTCGCAAAGCCTCACCGCTACTCATCTGCCCCTCATCCTGCTGGCGTTCATCATCTCTCTGGCGCTGCGCGCTGCACAGGGTTCGGCCACCGTGGCCATCATCACCACCTGCGGCCTGCTGGCCGACGCCATGGCAGGTGGCGGGTATTCCCCCTTGCAAGTGGCGCTGCTCACGGTTGCCATTGGCTTTGGCAGCCTGGGCCTGTCGCACGTCAACGATTCGGGCTTCTGGATCGTGACCCGCTACCTGGGCCTGAGCGTGGGCGATGGCCTGCGCACCTGGACCGTGCTGACCACCGTGCTAGGTCTGGCGGGCTTTGCCCTGACTGCCCTGCTGTGGGTGGCCGTTGCCTGA
- a CDS encoding FadR/GntR family transcriptional regulator, translating into MSSPFSAVKPSLKLADQVASALEAEIRAGRIQAGDKLPTEAVLAQQFEVSRTVVREAISRLKSLGLVDSRQGSGVYVQAPGIEPLQFDLAHAASREAVMQIVEVRRALESEVAELAAQRRTLEDVAAIRTAMQRIGEAVKAGGDGAEEDVEFHRAIARAAGNPFLISTLDYLARFLSGATRVTRANEARRSDFAQAVNQEHERIVAAIEAGDPAGARQAATEHMRNALTRIAQADPTFWEQHGARLAQSLLHAPVH; encoded by the coding sequence ATGTCGTCTCCCTTTTCAGCCGTCAAACCCAGCCTCAAACTGGCCGACCAGGTCGCCAGCGCGCTGGAGGCCGAGATCCGCGCAGGACGCATCCAGGCAGGCGACAAGCTGCCCACCGAAGCCGTGCTGGCGCAGCAGTTTGAAGTGAGCCGCACCGTGGTGCGCGAGGCCATCTCGCGCCTCAAGTCTCTGGGGTTGGTGGATTCGCGCCAGGGCAGTGGGGTGTATGTGCAGGCACCGGGCATAGAGCCGTTGCAGTTTGACCTGGCCCATGCCGCATCGCGCGAGGCGGTGATGCAGATCGTGGAAGTGCGACGGGCGCTGGAGTCTGAAGTGGCCGAGCTGGCGGCGCAGCGCCGCACCCTGGAGGACGTGGCAGCCATCCGCACCGCCATGCAGCGCATCGGCGAGGCCGTGAAGGCCGGGGGAGATGGGGCGGAGGAAGATGTGGAGTTTCACCGCGCCATTGCGCGCGCGGCAGGCAACCCGTTCCTCATCAGCACACTGGACTATCTGGCCCGTTTTCTCAGCGGGGCCACCCGCGTGACGCGGGCCAACGAGGCGCGGCGCAGCGACTTTGCCCAGGCCGTGAACCAAGAGCATGAACGCATAGTGGCGGCCATTGAGGCTGGCGACCCGGCAGGTGCGCGGCAGGCGGCCACGGAACACATGCGCAACGCCCTCACCCGCATTGCCCAGGCCGACCCGACGTTCTGGGAGCAGCACGGTGCGCGTCTCGCGCAGTCGCTGCTGCATGCACCGGTGCATTAG